The Paramisgurnus dabryanus chromosome 6, PD_genome_1.1, whole genome shotgun sequence genome has a window encoding:
- the rxrga gene encoding retinoic acid receptor RXR-gamma-A, producing the protein MDNNDTYLHLSSSLQVTHSHLSSPPSQPPLSSMVTHHHSSIINGIGSPYSVITSSSLGSPAASMPTTSGMGYGALHSPQMNSLNSVSSSEDIKPPPGLGGISGYPCGSQGCLSKHICAICGDRSSGKHYGVYSCEGCKGFFKRTIRKDLTYTCRESKDCQIDKRQRNRCQYCRYQKCLAMGMKREAVQEERQRGRERSDNEVESSCSFNEEMPVEKILDAELAVEPKTEAYMTESSTGNSTNDPVTNICQAADKQLFTLVEWAKRVPHFSELPLDDQVILLRAGWNELLIASFSHRSVTVKDGILLATGLHVHRSSAHSAGVGSIFDRVLTELVSKMKDMQMDKTELGCLRAIVLFNPDAKGLSNPSEVEGLREKVYASLEAYTKHKYPDQPGRFAKLLLRLPALRSIGLKCLEHLFFFKLIGDTPIDTFLMEMLEAPHQIT; encoded by the exons ATGGATAATAACGACACGTATCTACATCTTA GTTCTTCTTTGCAGGTGACCCATAGCCACCTGAGCTCTCCTCCATCCCAGCCTCCTCTCAGCTCCATGGTGACCCATCACCACTCTTCTATAATCAATGGTATAGGGTCACCCTACTCAGTCATCACCTCCTCCTCCCTGGGTTCACCCGCTGCGTCCATGCCCACCACATCTGGAATGGGTTATGGAGCACTCCACAGTCCACAG ATGAACTCTCTGAACAGTGTGAGCAGTTCAGAGGACATTAAACCTCCTCCGGGACTGGGCGGCATAAGCGGTTACCCGTGCGGCAGCCAGGGGTGCCTCTCCAAACACATCTGTGCCATTTGTGGAGACCGCTCCTCAG GGAAACATTATGGTGTTTACAGCTGCGAGGGCTGCAAGGGATTTTTCAAGAGAACCATCCGGAAAGACCTCACATACACGTGTCGAGAGAGTAAGGACTGTCAGATAGACAAACGCCAGCGTAATCGCTGCCAGTATTGCCGCTATCAGAAGTGTCTGGCCATGGGGATGAAGAGAGAAG CGGTGCAGGAGGAGAGACAGCGTGGCCGAGAAAGGAGCGACAATGAAGTTGAATCCAGCTGCAGCTTTAATGAAGAGATGCCAGTGGAGAAGATCCTGGACGCTGAGCTCGCTGTAGAACCCAAGACTGAAGCTTACATGACTGAATCCAGCACCGGCAACTCG ACAAATGACCCAGTGACCAACATTTGCCAGGCTGCAGACAAACAGCTCTTTACTCTTGTTGAATGGGCTAAGAGAGTCCCACACTTCTCTGAACTACCTCTGGATGATCAGGTTATCCTACTGCGAGCAG GTTGGAACGAGCTGCTCATCGCTTCATTCTCACATCGATCTGTGACTGTTAAAGATGGAATCCTATTGGCCACTGGCCTGCATGTCCATCGCAGCAGTGCTCACAGCGCAGGAGTGGGATCGATATTTGACAG GGTATTAACAGAACTGGTTTCTAAGATGAAGGACATGCAGATGGACAAAACAGAGTTGGGCTGTCTCAGGGCTATAGTCCTCTTTAACCCAG ATGCAAAAGGATTGTCAAATCCATCTGAGGTGGAGGGATTGAGGGAAAAGGTATACGCCTCTCTGGAGGCTTACACCAAGCACAAATACCCCGACCAACCGGGCAG GTTTGCCAAGCTGCTCCTGCGTCTGCCCGCTCTGCGTTCCATAGGGTTGAAGTGCCTGGAGCACCTGTTCTTCTTCAAGCTCATTGGAGACACACCCATAGACACTTTCCTAATGGAGATGCTGGAAGCTCCACACCAGATCACATGA